From one Streptococcus pneumoniae genomic stretch:
- a CDS encoding SspB-related isopeptide-forming adhesin yields the protein MTKQWNHHFLVNQEKGEKHVLRKSKKYRTLCSVALGTVMTAVVAWGAPVAQADEVETTAPSVDTVRLTENPATNLPEAQPSSLVEQTDSLASTGQSSGAMTVTVPHDTVTQAVNQAKAEGVTTIQDEPMDLGNTTTAKETAHQLEVAERDAAKQAESISKVTASYHAEKENYKREKTRIETQNESLNAAYKEANQAGNSLSSFVSEKVSEVKANDATAEVTVTTREVSSGDGSSPSSYKDYREVVSKIDQENKDNLAAYLKKKELADELAAKNLLIQKENEAGIAKANAENEAIEQRNQEKKRAVDEANKAGQAAVDAANRRNQQLVTDRANEIAAITKRNHEKEEAAKKENAAIDAYNAKEQERYKRELAEISKGVEGYISEALAQALNLNNGEPQAKHGAGTRNPDRIISTGDAMLGGYSNILDSTGFFVYDSFKTGETLSFTYHNLKKASFDGKKITKVAYDITNLTSPVGTNAVKLVVPNDPTEGFIAYRNDGTGDWRTDKMEFRVKAKYFLEDGTQVSFTKEKPGVFTYSSLNHNDIGLEYVKDSSGKFVPINGSTIQVTNEGLARSLSANRSSDLNLPEEWDTSSSRYAYKGAIVSTTTSGNTYTVTFGQGDMPTQVGGKTYWFALNTLPVARTVTPYRPKPHVKADLEPVPDPLTADPQTFTPKPFTPDPLVTFTPQPLEKVTQPSLMLTKVLEPTKPTPEPLPKVPQVPTIHYHEYRLTTTPAIMKEVVNSDQENIHEKQVAKDSTVIYPLTVDDLSPNREKTMSLTFEDYLPAGYHVDLTKTQLENPDYDVTFVEDKNFVTLTAKEGLLEQVNKELNKSYSLVTPKLYGQVQQDGATYSNSYKLLINKGMPNFYTVTSNIVTVRTPGDGETTSYIQPHKENQNADDVVINDTVVAFGSTNHYTLTWDLDQYKGDTSSKEMIARGFFYVDDYPEEALDLVENGVTITTLDGKIVSGIATTAYASLQEAPKELQDKLAHAKISLKGAFQVFEPEDNQAFYDQYVKTGTTLQVITKMTVKDSLYGKTTSYQNKAYQVDFGNGYETEEVVNTLVSPEPKKENLNKDKVDINGKAMLVGSQNFYTLTWDLDQYQGIQAAKEQIEKGFYFVDDYPEEAVLPDSTAIRVINQAGETVSGIIVKNFATLSEAPQALQDALGKRGITPKGAFQVFEPEDPQAFYETYVKTGQSLTLINPMTVRKELYNTGKTYENVGYQVDFGMAYETNTVTNHVPVVKPIKSNTNQAGISIDGKTVLPNTVNYYKISLDYSQYKDMVVTEDALAKGFYMVDDYPEEALELNPDGIQVMDQDGNLVKGLSVTAYASLSEAPKVVQEAMAARSFTPKGAIQVFTADDPKAFYETYVKTGQTLVVTTPMTVKNELTKTGGQYENTAYQIDFGLAYVTETVVNNVPKLDPQKDVVIDLSHKEDSLDGKAISLHQIFNYLLVGSLIPSNRATALVDYRFEDDYDETHDAYNGVYQAYTLVDVTLKDGTVLSKGTEVTKYTLQQVDQTNGKVTISFDQAFLENVSDKSEFQADVYLQMERIASGQVENTYDHVVNGYVLRSNTVQTNTPEPETPTPDLPDSLRPLTPTPEATLPAAILPRTGESSSLFGLVGGGILLGFAFGLSKRKMEEN from the coding sequence ATGACGAAACAATGGAATCATCACTTTTTGGTCAATCAAGAAAAAGGTGAAAAGCATGTCTTGCGTAAAAGCAAGAAATACCGCACCCTGTGTTCAGTTGCGCTTGGTACGGTCATGACAGCTGTTGTCGCTTGGGGCGCTCCAGTCGCTCAGGCAGATGAAGTGGAAACAACTGCCCCTTCAGTGGATACTGTACGCCTGACAGAAAATCCAGCTACTAATCTTCCTGAAGCGCAACCAAGTAGCCTTGTGGAACAGACCGATAGCCTTGCCTCAACGGGTCAGTCAAGTGGGGCTATGACGGTCACAGTTCCGCATGATACCGTAACGCAAGCTGTGAATCAGGCAAAAGCAGAAGGGGTTACTACCATTCAGGATGAGCCTATGGACTTAGGAAATACTACAACGGCTAAGGAAACTGCCCACCAATTGGAAGTGGCAGAAAGAGATGCTGCTAAGCAGGCGGAAAGTATTTCTAAGGTAACCGCTAGCTATCATGCTGAAAAAGAAAACTATAAGCGTGAAAAGACCCGTATTGAGACGCAAAACGAGTCCTTAAATGCTGCCTATAAAGAGGCAAATCAAGCAGGCAATAGCCTAAGCAGTTTTGTTTCTGAGAAGGTTTCAGAAGTAAAAGCGAATGATGCGACGGCTGAAGTGACTGTAACGACAAGAGAAGTTTCCTCAGGTGATGGCTCAAGTCCGTCAAGCTATAAGGACTATAGGGAGGTTGTCTCAAAGATTGATCAGGAGAATAAAGACAATCTTGCCGCCTACTTGAAGAAGAAAGAGCTTGCGGACGAGCTAGCCGCAAAGAACCTCTTGATTCAAAAGGAAAATGAAGCAGGTATAGCCAAGGCAAATGCGGAAAATGAAGCAATTGAGCAGCGTAATCAGGAGAAGAAACGAGCTGTAGATGAAGCAAATAAAGCCGGTCAAGCAGCGGTTGATGCGGCCAATCGACGAAACCAACAACTAGTGACAGACCGTGCCAATGAGATTGCGGCAATCACCAAGCGAAATCACGAAAAAGAAGAAGCTGCTAAGAAAGAAAATGCGGCTATTGATGCCTATAATGCCAAAGAACAGGAGCGTTACAAACGTGAGTTGGCAGAGATTTCAAAAGGTGTAGAAGGGTATATTTCAGAAGCACTGGCTCAAGCTCTTAACTTAAACAATGGGGAACCCCAGGCTAAACACGGGGCAGGCACTCGTAATCCTGATCGGATTATCTCAACAGGGGATGCCATGCTTGGTGGCTATTCTAACATCCTTGATTCCACGGGCTTCTTTGTCTATGACAGCTTTAAAACAGGTGAGACGCTTTCTTTTACCTATCATAATTTGAAGAAGGCGAGCTTTGATGGCAAGAAAATCACCAAGGTCGCTTATGATATCACAAATCTGACTTCTCCAGTTGGCACAAATGCGGTCAAGTTGGTCGTACCTAATGACCCAACGGAGGGCTTTATTGCTTACCGTAATGACGGGACGGGTGATTGGCGGACAGACAAAATGGAGTTTCGTGTAAAGGCCAAGTATTTCTTGGAAGACGGCACGCAAGTCAGCTTTACAAAAGAAAAACCAGGTGTCTTCACCTACTCGTCGCTTAATCACAACGATATTGGACTTGAGTATGTCAAGGACTCATCTGGAAAGTTTGTCCCAATCAATGGTTCGACCATTCAAGTGACCAATGAAGGCCTGGCTCGTTCCTTAAGTGCTAATCGCTCTAGTGATTTGAACCTACCCGAAGAATGGGATACCTCTTCCAGTCGTTATGCCTATAAGGGAGCGATTGTCTCCACCACTACATCGGGGAATACCTACACGGTGACTTTTGGGCAGGGAGATATGCCTACGCAAGTCGGAGGAAAGACTTATTGGTTTGCCTTAAATACCCTCCCTGTCGCTCGAACGGTCACCCCTTATCGTCCTAAGCCCCATGTTAAGGCTGACCTTGAGCCTGTTCCAGACCCGCTGACAGCTGACCCTCAGACATTCACGCCAAAACCTTTTACGCCAGATCCTCTTGTGACCTTTACACCCCAACCCTTGGAGAAAGTGACGCAACCAAGTTTGATGCTTACGAAGGTGCTAGAGCCTACCAAGCCAACACCAGAACCCTTGCCAAAAGTGCCACAAGTACCAACGATTCACTACCATGAGTATCGTCTGACAACGACACCCGCCATTATGAAAGAAGTGGTGAATAGCGACCAAGAAAACATCCATGAGAAACAGGTCGCAAAGGATTCTACGGTGATTTATCCTTTAACAGTGGATGACCTTTCGCCAAATCGAGAAAAGACCATGAGTCTTACCTTTGAGGATTATTTACCAGCAGGTTATCACGTTGATCTGACCAAAACACAACTTGAGAATCCTGACTATGATGTGACCTTTGTCGAAGACAAGAACTTTGTGACCTTGACCGCAAAGGAAGGCTTACTAGAGCAGGTAAACAAGGAGCTGAATAAATCTTATTCACTCGTTACTCCAAAACTTTACGGGCAAGTGCAGCAGGATGGCGCCACCTACTCAAATAGCTACAAACTCCTCATCAATAAGGGAATGCCAAATTTCTATACCGTCACCTCTAATATCGTGACTGTTCGGACTCCAGGTGACGGAGAGACTACTAGCTACATTCAACCGCACAAGGAGAACCAGAATGCGGATGATGTAGTGATAAATGATACGGTCGTTGCTTTTGGATCCACCAATCACTATACCTTAACCTGGGATTTAGACCAGTATAAAGGGGATACTTCCTCAAAAGAGATGATTGCACGTGGCTTCTTTTATGTCGATGATTATCCTGAGGAAGCGCTTGATTTAGTTGAAAATGGGGTCACGATTACGACCCTTGATGGGAAAATCGTTTCGGGTATCGCGACAACAGCCTATGCCAGTCTTCAAGAAGCGCCCAAAGAATTACAAGACAAACTCGCTCATGCCAAGATTTCGCTGAAAGGCGCATTTCAGGTCTTTGAGCCAGAGGATAATCAGGCCTTCTATGACCAGTATGTCAAAACAGGAACAACACTCCAGGTTATAACCAAAATGACGGTGAAAGATAGCTTGTACGGCAAGACTACAAGCTACCAAAACAAGGCCTACCAAGTAGATTTTGGGAACGGCTACGAAACGGAGGAAGTGGTCAACACACTTGTGTCCCCTGAACCTAAGAAAGAAAATCTGAACAAGGATAAGGTGGACATTAATGGGAAGGCTATGCTCGTTGGTTCTCAAAATTTCTATACGCTAACCTGGGATTTGGACCAGTATCAAGGGATTCAGGCAGCCAAGGAACAGATTGAAAAAGGCTTTTACTTTGTGGATGACTACCCAGAAGAAGCCGTTCTTCCAGATAGCACAGCGATTCGTGTCATCAATCAGGCTGGAGAGACGGTCTCAGGGATTATAGTCAAAAATTTTGCGACCTTGTCAGAAGCACCTCAAGCTCTTCAGGACGCACTTGGAAAACGAGGAATCACTCCAAAAGGAGCTTTTCAAGTCTTTGAGCCAGAAGACCCCCAAGCCTTTTACGAGACCTATGTGAAAACAGGTCAGAGCTTGACCCTTATCAATCCCATGACGGTTCGTAAGGAACTGTATAACACAGGTAAAACTTATGAAAATGTCGGCTATCAGGTTGATTTTGGAATGGCTTATGAGACCAACACGGTGACCAATCATGTGCCTGTGGTGAAGCCTATTAAGTCCAATACCAATCAAGCGGGGATTTCTATTGATGGCAAAACCGTGCTCCCAAATACCGTGAACTATTACAAGATTAGCTTAGACTATAGCCAGTATAAGGACATGGTGGTGACAGAAGATGCTCTCGCTAAAGGCTTTTACATGGTCGATGATTACCCTGAAGAGGCGCTTGAGCTGAATCCTGACGGAATTCAGGTCATGGATCAGGATGGGAATTTGGTCAAAGGACTGTCTGTAACAGCGTATGCTAGTCTATCAGAAGCACCTAAAGTCGTTCAAGAGGCCATGGCAGCTCGTTCCTTTACCCCCAAAGGAGCTATTCAAGTCTTTACGGCTGATGATCCGAAAGCCTTTTATGAGACCTATGTCAAAACTGGTCAAACACTTGTTGTTACGACTCCCATGACCGTTAAAAATGAGCTGACAAAAACAGGTGGTCAGTATGAAAATACGGCCTATCAGATTGATTTTGGTCTTGCTTATGTGACTGAGACGGTCGTAAACAACGTACCAAAACTAGACCCTCAAAAAGATGTGGTGATTGACTTATCTCATAAAGAGGACAGTCTTGATGGGAAAGCTATTTCTCTTCATCAGATTTTTAACTATCTCTTAGTAGGATCTCTCATTCCAAGCAATCGCGCAACTGCTCTCGTGGATTACCGCTTTGAAGATGACTACGATGAGACACATGATGCCTATAACGGCGTCTACCAAGCCTACACCTTGGTGGATGTGACCTTAAAAGACGGAACGGTTTTATCAAAAGGGACGGAAGTGACCAAGTATACCCTACAACAGGTGGATCAAACAAATGGAAAAGTGACCATTTCCTTTGACCAAGCCTTTTTAGAGAATGTGTCAGATAAGTCAGAATTTCAGGCAGATGTCTATCTACAGATGGAGCGGATTGCGTCAGGTCAGGTAGAAAATACCTATGATCATGTGGTGAATGGCTATGTCCTTCGTTCAAATACGGTTCAAACCAATACGCCTGAGCCAGAAACACCGACTCCTGACTTGCCTGATTCCTTGCGACCACTAACGCCAACTCCAGAAGCAACTCTTCCTGCAGCTATCCTACCACGTACGGGAGAAAGTAGCTCACTCTTTGGCTTGGTGGGAGGAGGTATTCTCCTTGGCTTCGCTTTCGGTCTGTCTAAACGAAAAATGGAGGAAAACTAG
- a CDS encoding calcium-binding protein, which produces MKAKTIYDTDSDYDGLTDAQELALGTNPFSPDTDGDGKTDLEEVEEGRLPTLHQEKETSYDLDL; this is translated from the coding sequence ATGAAAGCAAAAACGATTTATGACACTGATTCTGACTATGATGGACTAACGGATGCCCAGGAATTAGCCCTTGGCACCAATCCCTTTAGTCCAGATACCGATGGGGATGGAAAAACAGACCTTGAAGAAGTAGAAGAGGGACGTCTTCCTACTTTGCACCAAGAAAAGGAGACGAGTTATGACCTGGACCTTTGA